In one Parageobacillus genomosp. 1 genomic region, the following are encoded:
- a CDS encoding chemotaxis protein CheW yields the protein MNKFVVFQLEREQYAIPVVHVISIEKMMTPTIVPQMPDYMVGVVRIRGELVPVLDTRRLLYGQPFEETDKTRLVVTAAEGISVAFIVDEAKEILDIPEEAVKHINMLVYQQTPYLVGVASLPERLITLMDPNRLFAHLEEVNEIKEHIYSHQ from the coding sequence ATGAACAAGTTTGTTGTTTTTCAGCTCGAGCGCGAGCAGTATGCGATTCCAGTTGTGCATGTAATCTCCATTGAAAAAATGATGACACCAACAATCGTTCCGCAAATGCCTGACTATATGGTCGGGGTCGTCCGTATTCGCGGCGAGTTGGTGCCGGTGCTCGATACGCGCAGACTGCTGTACGGACAGCCGTTTGAAGAAACGGACAAGACGCGGTTAGTCGTCACCGCGGCCGAAGGTATTTCGGTTGCCTTTATTGTCGATGAGGCGAAAGAGATTCTCGATATTCCGGAAGAAGCGGTAAAGCACATCAATATGCTTGTCTATCAGCAAACACCTTATCTTGTCGGGGTGGCCAGCTTGCCGGAGCGGCTGATTACATTAATGGATCCAAACCGATTATTTGCCCATTTAGAAGAAGTGAACGAGATTAAGGAGCATATTTATAGTCACCAATGA
- a CDS encoding iron-sulfur cluster biosynthesis family protein, with translation MNITFTDKAIKQLTPILAQTGRMLKLKYDTDGCGCLVDGVIALWLVNEVDEDDIAVETNFVPVLVEKSRLVFYDDTMTIDIAEGMSCFQLKSPGQILNPRMPLVEVSEQHER, from the coding sequence GTGAATATTACATTTACAGATAAAGCGATCAAACAGCTTACTCCTATTTTAGCGCAAACAGGGCGAATGTTAAAGTTAAAGTATGACACAGATGGATGCGGTTGCCTCGTTGACGGCGTCATTGCCTTATGGTTAGTCAATGAGGTGGATGAGGACGATATCGCTGTCGAGACGAATTTCGTTCCTGTTCTTGTGGAAAAATCCCGCCTCGTCTTTTATGATGATACGATGACGATTGACATTGCCGAAGGGATGAGCTGTTTTCAGTTGAAAAGCCCCGGGCAAATTTTAAATCCACGTATGCCGCTTGTAGAAGTGAGTGAGCAACATGAAAGATAA
- the proI gene encoding pyrroline-5-carboxylate reductase ProI gives MKNGPTITFIGAGSMAEALISGMTKTLYAPEQIIVTNRCDRTRLEYMNQTYGVRSETDKRKAVKEADIIILAMKPKDVAEAMGAVASAIRGHQLIISLLAGVTTDTIVSLAGKNVAVIRAMPNTSAAIGQSATAISQGRFATDAHVAIAKKLFETVGIVTIVPEHDLHAVTGLSGSGPAYVYYLVEAMEKAAEEIGLDRSIAKPLILQTIIGAAHMLQSTSKHPSILRKEVTSPGGTTEAGIQVLEQYRFQEAVAACIKRATERSEELGKALLSSSFPSAAMQS, from the coding sequence ATGAAAAACGGGCCAACCATTACGTTTATCGGAGCCGGCTCCATGGCGGAGGCGCTTATTTCCGGGATGACGAAGACGCTGTACGCGCCTGAACAAATTATCGTGACCAACCGCTGCGACCGAACACGGCTCGAATACATGAACCAAACATACGGGGTTCGCAGCGAAACAGATAAAAGAAAAGCAGTCAAAGAAGCCGATATCATTATTTTAGCGATGAAACCAAAAGATGTAGCGGAGGCAATGGGCGCTGTTGCCTCAGCGATCCGCGGGCATCAGTTGATCATTTCCTTGTTGGCCGGCGTCACTACCGACACGATCGTTTCTTTAGCCGGAAAAAATGTGGCCGTCATTCGGGCAATGCCGAATACATCGGCCGCCATCGGCCAATCAGCTACGGCCATTTCCCAAGGCCGCTTTGCGACAGACGCCCACGTAGCGATTGCTAAAAAACTGTTTGAGACCGTCGGCATCGTTACGATCGTTCCGGAGCATGACCTGCATGCTGTCACCGGTCTTTCTGGGAGCGGTCCTGCCTACGTATATTATTTAGTCGAAGCGATGGAAAAAGCAGCGGAAGAAATTGGCCTTGACCGCTCTATAGCCAAACCATTGATTTTGCAAACGATTATCGGCGCCGCGCACATGCTGCAGTCGACCAGCAAACATCCGTCCATCTTGCGCAAAGAAGTCACAAGCCCTGGCGGAACGACGGAAGCTGGCATCCAAGTGCTGGAACAATACCGCTTCCAAGAAGCGGTCGCCGCTTGCATTAAACGGGCGACTGAGCGGTCCGAGGAATTAGGAAAAGCATTGCTTTCTTCCTCTTTTCCCTCCGCTGCTATGCAATCATGA
- a CDS encoding YqkC family protein, with product MKDKLKQIANVAKQKTWVSFLHENDPYSLLHWSIAGPYHEPKDVWLLQNEMTFETKEFATLDEAVAWMDEHMPHITEIL from the coding sequence ATGAAAGATAAGCTGAAACAAATCGCCAATGTAGCGAAGCAAAAAACTTGGGTATCATTTTTGCATGAAAACGACCCGTACAGTTTGCTGCATTGGTCGATCGCTGGCCCTTATCACGAGCCAAAAGACGTTTGGCTTTTGCAGAATGAAATGACGTTTGAAACGAAAGAATTTGCCACGCTCGACGAGGCGGTGGCATGGATGGATGAACATATGCCGCATATTACGGAAATCTTATAA
- the rnz gene encoding ribonuclease Z yields MELLFLGTGAGVPAKERNVTAIALQLLEERGATWLFDCGEATQHQILRTSIRPRRIENIFITHLHGDHIFGLPGLLGSRSFQGGESPLTVYGPKGIHAFVETAISVSSTRLKYDLQVVEIEEGTVFEDEQFAVIAKQLDHGIPSYGFRVVEKDLPGTLLVDKLKELGIRPGPIYQEIKLGKTVELEDGTVIDGREFVGPPQKGRIVAILGDTRYCEASIELAKEADVLVHEATFAAEESDLAHDYFHSTAVQAAEVAARAGAKKLILTHISSRYQGMLSEQLLVEARRVFPNTELAADFSSFAIARKK; encoded by the coding sequence TTGGAGCTATTGTTTTTAGGTACAGGAGCGGGAGTGCCGGCAAAGGAACGAAATGTTACAGCGATTGCGCTGCAGCTGTTGGAAGAACGCGGGGCGACATGGCTGTTTGACTGCGGCGAGGCGACACAGCACCAAATTTTGCGCACGTCCATTCGTCCGCGCCGCATTGAAAATATTTTTATTACCCATCTTCACGGCGATCATATTTTTGGTTTGCCGGGGCTGCTTGGCAGCCGTTCTTTTCAAGGCGGGGAATCGCCGTTAACGGTGTACGGACCGAAGGGAATTCACGCGTTTGTGGAAACGGCGATTTCCGTTAGCTCCACCCGGCTGAAATATGATTTGCAAGTGGTAGAAATCGAGGAAGGAACGGTGTTCGAAGATGAACAATTTGCGGTCATCGCCAAGCAGCTTGATCACGGCATTCCTTCCTATGGTTTTCGCGTCGTGGAAAAAGATTTGCCTGGCACGCTTTTAGTCGATAAATTAAAGGAGCTCGGCATCCGCCCGGGTCCGATTTATCAGGAAATTAAGCTTGGGAAAACGGTGGAGCTAGAGGACGGGACGGTCATTGACGGCCGCGAGTTTGTCGGTCCGCCGCAAAAAGGAAGAATAGTTGCGATCCTTGGCGACACGCGCTATTGTGAAGCAAGCATCGAGCTGGCCAAAGAAGCGGACGTGCTCGTGCATGAAGCGACGTTTGCCGCGGAAGAAAGCGATTTGGCGCATGATTATTTTCATTCTACCGCCGTACAGGCAGCGGAAGTGGCTGCGCGTGCCGGCGCCAAAAAACTGATTTTAACGCATATTAGTTCGCGCTATCAAGGAATGCTAAGCGAACAATTGCTCGTAGAGGCAAGAAGGGTATTTCCAAACACAGAATTGGCCGCCGATTTTTCTTCCTTTGCCATTGCCCGCAAAAAATAA
- a CDS encoding YqzH family protein: protein MASLDEKWLKKLIRNCFVQYGHDMECLPLNDLEWKQLCEKILLEKTNHKDMDMYEIVHDVIYEYITK from the coding sequence GTGGCATCGTTGGACGAAAAATGGCTTAAAAAACTTATTCGCAACTGCTTTGTTCAATATGGGCATGACATGGAATGCCTGCCCCTTAATGACTTAGAATGGAAACAGTTGTGCGAAAAAATTTTATTAGAAAAAACAAACCATAAAGATATGGATATGTACGAAATTGTGCATGATGTCATTTACGAATATATAACCAAATAA
- the namA gene encoding NADPH dehydrogenase NamA: protein MEAMLFSPYTIRGVTLKNRIVMSPMCMYSCDTEDGKVRTWHKIHYPTRAVGQVGLIIVEATAVTAQGRISSRDLGIWSDEHVDGLRELVSLVKEHGAKIGIQLAHAGRKAEVEGEIIAPSAIPFSEKTRTPKEMTKADIEETIQAFQNGARRAKEAGFDIIEIHGAHGYLINEFLSPLANKRQDEYGGSPENRYRFLGEVINAVRQVWDGPLFVRISASDYHPEGLTAKDYIPYAKRMKEQGVDLIDVSSGAVVPATISAYPGYQVPFAELIRREAEIATGAVGLITSGWQAEEILRNGRADLVFLARELLRNPYWPYAAAKELGTTIPAPVQYERGWRF, encoded by the coding sequence ATGGAAGCGATGCTTTTTTCGCCGTATACAATCCGCGGAGTGACGCTGAAAAATCGGATTGTCATGTCCCCGATGTGCATGTATTCGTGTGATACGGAAGACGGGAAAGTGCGAACTTGGCATAAAATCCACTATCCAACGCGGGCGGTCGGCCAAGTCGGGTTGATTATCGTCGAAGCGACAGCCGTTACGGCGCAAGGAAGAATTTCCTCCCGTGACCTAGGCATTTGGAGCGATGAACATGTAGACGGTTTGCGCGAATTAGTTTCGCTCGTGAAAGAACACGGCGCGAAAATCGGCATTCAGCTTGCCCACGCCGGACGCAAAGCGGAAGTGGAAGGAGAAATTATCGCCCCTTCGGCGATTCCGTTTAGCGAAAAAACGCGGACACCAAAAGAAATGACAAAAGCGGACATTGAAGAAACGATTCAAGCGTTTCAAAACGGAGCGCGCCGCGCGAAAGAAGCCGGTTTTGACATCATTGAAATCCATGGCGCCCACGGTTATTTGATTAATGAATTTTTATCGCCGCTCGCCAACAAACGGCAAGACGAATACGGCGGCTCCCCGGAAAACCGCTACCGCTTTTTAGGAGAAGTGATCAATGCGGTAAGGCAAGTATGGGACGGACCGCTCTTTGTCCGCATTTCTGCTTCCGATTATCATCCGGAGGGATTGACGGCGAAAGATTACATTCCATACGCCAAACGCATGAAAGAACAAGGCGTCGATTTGATCGACGTCAGCTCCGGTGCGGTCGTTCCGGCAACGATTAGCGCGTATCCGGGGTATCAAGTTCCGTTTGCCGAATTGATTCGGCGCGAAGCAGAAATCGCGACTGGAGCGGTCGGCTTGATTACTTCCGGATGGCAGGCGGAAGAAATTTTGCGCAACGGGCGCGCCGATTTAGTGTTTCTCGCTCGCGAATTGCTGCGCAATCCATATTGGCCGTATGCCGCCGCCAAAGAGTTGGGAACGACGATCCCTGCGCCAGTGCAATATGAACGAGGATGGCGTTTTTAA
- the gndA gene encoding NADP-dependent phosphogluconate dehydrogenase, protein MAKQQIGVIGLAVMGKNLALNIESKGYSVAVYNRSREKTDEFLKEAQGKNIVGTYSIEEFVNALEKPRKILLMVKAGAPTDATIEQLKPYLEKGDILIDGGNTYFKDTQRRNKELAELGIHFIGTGVSGGEEGALKGPSIMPGGQKEAHELVRPIFEAIAAKVDGEPCTTYIGPDGAGHYVKMVHNGIEYGDMQLIAEAYFLLKHVLGLNAQELHEVFAEWNKGELNSYLIEITADIFTKIDEETGKPLVDVILDKAGQKGTGKWTSQNALDLGVPLPIITESVFARFISAMKDERVKASKLLSGPAVKPFEGDRAHFIEAVRRALYMSKICSYAQGFAQMKAASDEYNWDLQYGNIAMIFRGGCIIRAQFLQKIKEAYDRDPQLPNLLLDPYFKEIVENYQEALREIIAIAVMRGIPVPAFSSALAYYDSYRMETLPANLIQAQRDYFGAHTYERVDKEGIFHTEWLKK, encoded by the coding sequence ATGGCAAAACAACAAATCGGCGTCATTGGATTAGCAGTAATGGGAAAAAACCTTGCGTTAAATATTGAAAGCAAGGGATATTCCGTTGCCGTGTATAACCGTTCCCGTGAAAAGACGGACGAATTTTTAAAAGAAGCGCAAGGAAAAAATATTGTTGGTACATATAGCATTGAAGAATTTGTCAATGCACTTGAAAAACCGCGGAAAATTTTGTTGATGGTGAAAGCAGGCGCGCCGACGGACGCAACGATTGAACAATTAAAGCCATATTTAGAAAAAGGCGATATTTTAATTGACGGCGGCAATACGTATTTCAAAGATACGCAGCGCCGCAACAAAGAATTAGCCGAACTTGGCATTCACTTTATCGGTACAGGCGTTTCCGGTGGTGAAGAAGGCGCGTTAAAAGGCCCGTCGATTATGCCAGGAGGGCAAAAAGAGGCGCATGAACTCGTTCGCCCGATTTTCGAAGCGATTGCCGCGAAAGTGGACGGCGAGCCGTGCACAACGTATATTGGGCCAGACGGTGCGGGACATTATGTGAAAATGGTTCATAACGGCATTGAATACGGCGATATGCAGCTCATTGCCGAAGCGTATTTCTTGTTAAAGCATGTGCTCGGTTTAAACGCTCAAGAGCTGCATGAAGTGTTTGCTGAGTGGAATAAAGGTGAATTAAACAGCTATTTAATCGAAATTACAGCAGATATTTTTACAAAGATCGATGAAGAAACAGGCAAGCCGCTTGTCGATGTTATTTTAGATAAAGCCGGTCAAAAAGGAACAGGGAAATGGACAAGCCAAAATGCGCTTGACTTAGGAGTGCCGCTTCCAATCATCACGGAATCGGTGTTTGCCCGCTTTATTTCGGCGATGAAAGACGAACGTGTGAAAGCGAGCAAACTTCTTTCCGGTCCGGCGGTAAAACCATTTGAAGGCGATCGTGCCCATTTTATTGAAGCGGTGCGCCGCGCGCTATACATGAGCAAAATTTGTTCGTATGCCCAAGGTTTTGCGCAAATGAAAGCGGCATCCGATGAATATAACTGGGATTTGCAATACGGCAATATCGCGATGATTTTCCGCGGCGGCTGCATCATTCGCGCGCAATTTTTGCAAAAAATTAAAGAGGCGTACGACCGCGATCCACAGCTGCCAAACTTATTGCTAGACCCTTATTTCAAAGAAATTGTGGAAAATTATCAGGAAGCGCTGCGTGAAATTATTGCCATCGCCGTTATGCGTGGCATTCCAGTTCCGGCATTCTCAAGTGCGTTAGCATATTATGACAGCTACCGGATGGAAACGTTGCCGGCAAACTTAATTCAAGCACAGCGCGACTACTTTGGCGCACACACGTATGAACGTGTAGATAAAGAAGGAATTTTCCATACAGAGTGGTTGAAGAAGTAA
- the mntA gene encoding type VII toxin-antitoxin system MntA family adenylyltransferase antitoxin yields the protein MNRDFKTIVQFLVKKINPYVIYLFGSQAQQQARQDSDIDLAFLSERTLSHYERFMIAEELAAILNCDVDLINLKEATTVFQAQIVGKGKVLYCADDDKKARFEMKVFKEYAKLNEERAEILKQIQKRGAVYD from the coding sequence ATGAATCGTGATTTTAAAACCATTGTCCAATTTCTTGTAAAAAAAATAAATCCATATGTCATCTATCTTTTCGGTTCTCAAGCGCAACAACAAGCGCGACAAGATAGCGATATCGATCTTGCTTTTTTAAGCGAACGAACACTGAGTCATTACGAACGGTTTATGATTGCCGAGGAGCTTGCGGCAATCTTGAATTGTGACGTTGACTTAATTAATTTGAAAGAAGCAACGACCGTTTTTCAAGCACAAATTGTTGGGAAGGGGAAAGTGCTGTATTGTGCCGATGATGATAAAAAAGCACGATTTGAGATGAAAGTGTTCAAGGAATATGCGAAGTTAAATGAAGAGCGGGCAGAGATTCTTAAGCAGATTCAAAAAAGGGGAGCGGTGTATGACTAA
- a CDS encoding MBL fold metallo-hydrolase, producing the protein MKERVYRITVPTPFPVGNVNMYVIQSDSLTLIDAGVKTETAWQSFQQQLRELGYTPADIDQVVITHHHPDHIGLIDYLPEEIPVIGHKKAARWVRQEETFFQQQQQFFEQFLMECGVDPSFLAQLPHLRGSLRYACRRPLTGTVQEGDSLPGLPHWKVIETPGHAQSHIVFYRETDGVMIGGDHLLLHISPNPLMEPPFDGETERPKPLLQYNDSLRKMLRYDIAYCMTGHGEDVTDIPALVEKRLRRQRERAEQVLDMVKQGPHTVFQVCQKLFPTAYQQEFMLTMSETIGQLDYLEENGAVRKEKVNDYYIYEAVGGSICG; encoded by the coding sequence ATGAAGGAACGTGTTTACCGCATTACCGTGCCAACACCATTTCCGGTCGGAAATGTAAACATGTATGTTATTCAAAGCGACAGCTTGACGCTGATTGATGCCGGGGTGAAAACAGAGACGGCATGGCAGTCGTTTCAACAGCAGCTTCGCGAATTAGGCTACACCCCTGCGGACATTGATCAAGTCGTGATTACGCACCATCATCCCGATCATATCGGGCTTATTGATTATTTGCCCGAGGAAATTCCAGTCATCGGCCATAAAAAAGCGGCCCGCTGGGTTCGTCAGGAAGAGACGTTTTTTCAGCAGCAACAGCAGTTTTTTGAACAGTTTTTGATGGAATGCGGCGTCGATCCTTCGTTTCTTGCCCAGCTGCCCCATCTGCGCGGCTCTCTTCGCTATGCATGCCGCCGCCCGCTTACCGGTACGGTTCAAGAAGGGGATTCTTTGCCGGGGCTGCCGCATTGGAAAGTGATCGAGACGCCGGGGCACGCGCAAAGCCATATCGTATTTTATCGGGAAACGGATGGGGTGATGATCGGCGGCGATCATTTATTGCTCCATATTTCGCCCAATCCGCTGATGGAGCCGCCTTTTGACGGGGAAACAGAGCGACCGAAGCCACTATTGCAGTATAACGATTCCTTGCGGAAAATGCTCCGTTATGATATTGCATATTGCATGACAGGGCACGGAGAAGACGTGACCGACATACCCGCTTTAGTGGAAAAGCGGCTCCGCAGACAGCGGGAGCGCGCCGAGCAAGTGCTCGACATGGTCAAGCAAGGTCCGCATACCGTGTTTCAAGTTTGCCAAAAACTATTTCCTACTGCATATCAACAAGAGTTTATGTTAACGATGTCGGAAACGATTGGGCAGCTTGATTACTTAGAAGAGAACGGTGCAGTTCGAAAGGAAAAAGTAAATGATTATTACATATATGAAGCTGTGGGGGGATCTATTTGCGGATAG
- a CDS encoding CDGSH iron-sulfur domain-containing protein produces MSKVQIKVNDNGSYRITGDVELIDAEGNKFVTKQTFSLCRCGLSNNMPFCDGSHKGKFHSVVRATPSESQ; encoded by the coding sequence ATGTCCAAAGTGCAAATCAAAGTGAACGATAACGGCTCCTATCGTATCACTGGCGATGTGGAGCTTATTGATGCGGAAGGAAATAAATTTGTAACCAAACAAACATTTTCGCTTTGCCGATGTGGGCTATCCAATAATATGCCATTTTGCGACGGTTCCCATAAAGGTAAATTCCACTCTGTTGTCCGCGCTACCCCGTCCGAATCGCAATGA
- a CDS encoding SDR family NAD(P)-dependent oxidoreductase, protein MRIEGKHIVITGASSGIGEQIAYEAARQKALPVLLARNEEKLKTVARQIERTYGISPHYYRLDVSDTDAVETVFQQLFRDVQTVDILVNNAGFGVFRNVEDIDLEEMKDMFAVNVFGLIACTKIVYLHMQKRRSGHIINIASQAGKLATPKSSVYAATKHAVLGFTNSLRMEAEQYGIFVTAVNPGPIRTNFFHVADQSGEYVKNVERWMLSPEKVAKQVVSIMMTPTREVNMPRWMNIGSQLYHLFPSVVEKVGKRAFFKK, encoded by the coding sequence TTGCGGATAGAAGGCAAACATATCGTCATTACTGGAGCGTCAAGCGGCATTGGTGAACAAATCGCCTATGAAGCGGCACGCCAAAAGGCGCTCCCAGTGTTGCTTGCCAGAAATGAAGAAAAGTTGAAAACGGTGGCAAGACAGATTGAACGTACATATGGTATTTCGCCTCATTATTATCGGTTAGATGTAAGTGATACAGATGCGGTAGAAACGGTGTTTCAACAGTTATTTCGTGATGTCCAAACAGTTGACATATTGGTAAATAACGCAGGTTTTGGCGTGTTTCGCAATGTGGAAGACATTGATCTTGAGGAAATGAAAGACATGTTTGCTGTCAATGTATTTGGTTTAATCGCTTGTACAAAAATAGTATATTTACATATGCAAAAAAGGCGAAGCGGCCATATTATCAATATCGCTTCACAAGCAGGAAAACTAGCAACGCCAAAATCGAGCGTATATGCTGCTACAAAACATGCAGTGCTTGGGTTTACGAACAGCTTGAGGATGGAAGCGGAACAGTACGGGATTTTTGTTACTGCTGTGAACCCAGGACCGATTCGGACGAATTTTTTTCATGTAGCCGACCAATCAGGAGAATACGTAAAAAATGTGGAACGATGGATGCTTTCGCCAGAAAAAGTAGCAAAACAGGTCGTTTCGATTATGATGACGCCGACAAGGGAAGTAAATATGCCACGCTGGATGAATATTGGCAGTCAACTCTATCACTTATTTCCATCCGTGGTCGAGAAAGTGGGAAAACGTGCATTCTTCAAAAAATAA
- the zwf gene encoding glucose-6-phosphate dehydrogenase, with protein MNNVNPKSLIVIFGATGDLAKRKLFPSIYRLYEKGNLSEEFAVVGVARRPLSNDEFRNYVRESIENALQQELNNAEFVSHFYYHPFDVNDTASYQQLKSLLEELDGTYHTDGNRIFYLAMAPEFFGTVTSRLKSESLTATNGWKRLVIEKPFGHDFESARKLNEEIRQVFSENEIYRIDHYLGKEMVQNIEVIRFSNAIFEPLWNNRFISNIQITSSETLGVEDRGRYYDHSGALRDMVQNHMLQMVALLAMEPPIKLTTDDIRSEKVKVLRALRPISYEEVDQYFVRGQYGKGVVNGKEVVGYREENNVDPNSNTETFVAGKLMIDNFRWAGVPFYIRTGKRMAEKSTKIVVQFKDVPMNLYYRTNEKIEPNLLIIHIQPDEGITLHLNSKKSGEYMKTTPIKLDYCNNCIDGINTPEAYEKLLYDCMRGDATNFTHWDEVAASWQFVDPISEVWENTKAVDFPNYEAGSMGPKAADMLLAKDGFHWWPIHHPKP; from the coding sequence GTGAACAACGTGAATCCGAAATCATTAATCGTGATTTTTGGCGCTACAGGGGATTTGGCAAAACGCAAACTATTCCCCTCCATTTACCGGTTATATGAAAAAGGAAATTTGTCTGAGGAGTTTGCCGTTGTCGGAGTCGCACGGCGACCGTTGTCAAATGATGAATTTCGCAACTATGTCCGCGAATCAATAGAAAACGCGCTCCAGCAAGAACTAAACAATGCGGAATTCGTATCCCATTTTTATTATCATCCCTTTGATGTGAACGATACCGCCTCCTATCAGCAGCTAAAGTCGCTGCTTGAGGAGCTTGATGGCACATATCATACCGATGGCAACCGCATTTTTTATTTAGCGATGGCGCCGGAATTTTTCGGTACGGTTACATCGCGCTTAAAATCGGAAAGCCTCACGGCGACCAACGGCTGGAAGCGCCTCGTCATTGAAAAACCGTTCGGCCATGATTTCGAAAGCGCTCGAAAACTGAATGAAGAAATTCGCCAAGTGTTTTCGGAAAACGAAATTTACCGGATCGACCATTATCTTGGCAAGGAAATGGTGCAAAACATCGAAGTGATCCGTTTTTCAAACGCGATTTTCGAGCCGCTTTGGAACAACCGCTTTATTTCCAACATTCAAATTACCTCAAGCGAAACGCTTGGCGTAGAGGACCGCGGCCGCTATTACGACCATTCAGGGGCGCTGCGCGATATGGTGCAAAACCATATGCTGCAGATGGTTGCGCTCTTGGCGATGGAGCCGCCGATTAAACTGACGACCGACGACATCCGCAGCGAAAAAGTAAAAGTGCTGCGCGCGCTTCGTCCCATTTCCTATGAGGAAGTAGATCAATATTTTGTGCGCGGGCAATACGGCAAAGGTGTGGTGAATGGAAAGGAAGTTGTTGGCTATCGTGAGGAAAACAACGTTGATCCAAATTCTAACACGGAAACGTTTGTCGCCGGAAAGCTGATGATCGACAATTTCCGCTGGGCCGGCGTGCCGTTTTATATTCGCACCGGCAAACGGATGGCGGAAAAATCAACGAAAATTGTTGTTCAATTTAAAGATGTACCAATGAACTTGTATTACCGGACAAACGAAAAAATCGAGCCAAACTTATTAATCATCCACATTCAGCCGGATGAAGGCATCACCCTTCATTTAAACAGCAAAAAAAGCGGCGAATATATGAAAACAACACCGATTAAATTAGACTACTGCAACAACTGCATCGACGGCATTAACACGCCGGAAGCGTATGAAAAGCTGTTGTATGACTGCATGCGCGGCGATGCCACCAACTTTACGCACTGGGATGAAGTAGCCGCTTCATGGCAGTTTGTCGATCCGATTTCTGAAGTATGGGAAAACACAAAAGCCGTCGATTTTCCAAACTATGAAGCTGGCTCGATGGGACCGAAAGCAGCCGATATGCTGCTAGCAAAAGACGGATTTCATTGGTGGCCGATTCACCACCCTAAACCATAA
- the hepT gene encoding type VII toxin-antitoxin system HepT family RNase toxin, whose product MTNDVILNKISAIERCIKRINEEYDNNPKNLQNYTKQDSIILNIQRACEACIDIAMHIVAEKKLGIPQTSRDAFELLYQHRIITESVMKKMKAMVGFRNIAVHDYQAINLEIVQMIVEKHLDDFREYVKQVLAQEGEEE is encoded by the coding sequence ATGACTAACGATGTCATCCTCAACAAAATTAGTGCTATTGAACGCTGCATCAAAAGAATTAATGAAGAATATGATAACAATCCGAAAAATTTGCAGAACTATACAAAACAAGATTCCATTATTTTGAATATACAACGGGCATGTGAGGCATGCATTGATATTGCCATGCATATCGTGGCAGAAAAAAAATTAGGCATTCCACAAACGAGCCGAGACGCGTTTGAATTGCTTTACCAACATCGTATCATCACTGAATCGGTGATGAAAAAAATGAAAGCAATGGTCGGATTTCGCAATATTGCTGTTCATGATTATCAGGCGATTAATTTGGAGATCGTTCAAATGATTGTCGAAAAACATCTGGATGATTTTCGCGAGTATGTGAAGCAAGTGCTGGCACAAGAAGGCGAGGAAGAATGA
- a CDS encoding cyclase family protein: MKFYDVTAPIFEGMPVYKNKLEKQPKLTSVTNDYVTESRIDMDVHTGTHIDAPLHMFKGGDTFETISLDRLVGPCKLFDLTHVTDKITKDDIAALDIQENDFVLFKTKNSLEDAFNFEFIYVAEDAAQYLADKKIRGVGIDALGIERSQPGHPTHKTLFSAGVIVIEGLRLKDVPEGSYFMVAAPLKLVGTDAAPARVILFENIQ; the protein is encoded by the coding sequence ATGAAATTTTATGACGTGACCGCACCGATTTTTGAAGGAATGCCCGTATATAAAAATAAACTGGAAAAACAGCCGAAGCTGACGAGCGTGACCAATGATTATGTGACCGAATCACGCATCGATATGGACGTGCATACCGGCACGCACATTGACGCGCCGCTTCATATGTTCAAAGGCGGAGACACGTTTGAAACGATTTCCCTTGACCGCCTTGTCGGCCCATGCAAACTGTTTGATTTGACGCATGTCACCGATAAAATTACAAAAGACGACATCGCAGCGTTAGATATTCAAGAAAACGATTTTGTCTTATTTAAGACGAAAAACTCGCTGGAAGACGCGTTTAACTTTGAGTTTATTTATGTAGCCGAAGATGCAGCGCAATATCTTGCCGATAAAAAAATTCGTGGCGTCGGCATCGATGCGTTAGGCATTGAACGGAGCCAACCGGGGCATCCAACGCATAAAACGTTATTTTCCGCGGGTGTGATCGTCATCGAAGGACTGCGGTTAAAAGACGTTCCAGAAGGCTCGTACTTTATGGTCGCCGCGCCGCTCAAACTTGTCGGCACAGACGCTGCACCGGCGCGTGTTATTTTATTCGAAAATATACAATAA